atcaataaaacataaaactcaGTTTACATAAGTGTttaatagtatattatgttgttCCAACACTTTAttatagaaaaatatttttcttttttacatttaaggTAAAGAGGGGTGCACATCACACAACCATAAGCACAATTTTACCGTCTCAAACTGTTTTttagggttgtgtctagaaggtaacctgcaaattgcaaaactctcgcaagatggttaagcttaggcattgacctcaaatactTAAGGTTAGTCATCgctcttgaatagttaaggttaggaattgatctcgaatagttgaggttaggcatagacctcgaatagttaaggttaggcactgacctcgaatagttaaggttaggcattgacctcaaatacttaaggttaggcactgacctcgaatagttaaggttaggcattgacctcaaatacttaaggttaggcatagacctcgaatagttaaggttaggcactgacctcgaatagttaaggttaggcattgacattgaatagttaaggttaggcactgacctcaaatacttaaggttaggcatagacctcgaatagttaaggttaggcattgtccTCAAATACTTAAGGTTAGGCAtagacctcgaatagttaaggttaggcactgacctcgaatagttaaggttaggcattgacattgaatagttaaggttaggcatagACCTcgaatagttgaggttaggcactgacctcgaatagttaaggttagccatagaccttgaatagttgaggttaggcactgacctttaatagttaaggttaggcattgatctcaaataattgaagttaggcattgaccttgaatggttaacgTTAgtcattgatctcgaatagttaaggttaggcattaatcTTGAATATCTATGGTTAAGCACTGACTTCGAATGGTTAACGTTAGAaaaggtcgtcgggcagcgagacGTATttgcaatttgcaggttaccttctagacaccaCCGTTTTTTTAGGTCGAAGACAAAATGCACAAATTGGATATTAGAGGGTCTGATTAAATATTGGAGttatcttttatgtttttcaaataCACctgggggtgggtgggggggctggagccgatcccatcTGACATTGgacgaaggcggggtacaccctggacaggtcgccagactatcacagggctgatacatagagacagacaaccatccacgctcacattcacacatacgggcaatttagagtcccaATAAGAGCTCACAAGGAGAAATTTGTTGTCCCCTGCTCAATAGTTTTGAACATCCAACAATACATAGTCTGGTTAGCTATTGACTGGATTTCATTATTTAgtctttttaattttcctctaaTAATGAAGCAGACAAAATGCTGATTGAATTTGTAACAATTTACTCTAATAAATCCAGCATCTAGCCAGTAAAGTACACAAAATAGTGCAGAATAACAAAATCTGGTGCTCTTATTAAGTTACCAGGGATGTTGCAATTACACGGTCAGCGTCTCAGACCATTAGGCTTCCAGGACTTTATTGTGTGACCTCTTGTCTGTGTCACATCCTTTAGCATCCTACCACTACTGGTGTGATGAGATACAGTAATATGCATTATTCAACGTGAGCATTGCAGCAATTATcctatattcttttttttttttttgacagccaTGTAGTGTTCTCTTGCTTTTATTTGCTTCTCTGAAAAAGCTCAAAATATGCAGGGGAATCATGTGTGGGATTCAATcttcaaaatgtccaaaacaagcAAATGTAGCGCTTCATATTCTCACAGATCATCATCCAGCAGCATGTTCAGTAAAGGAAGATGTTTTGAAGAAGTATGATGATTGTCATCAAAATCACTCCTGTTGCCATGGCTGAGGCCTGTTCTGGAGCTGCAAGAGATGAGAGGAAGGGGTTACACATTTACAATAACTGTTTGTTTGTGGGTAcatttcaaatttcaaaaagtgacattaaaaaaaagataaggtAACTTGAATGAATACTTCAATTATGCAAAAAATACATGTCTTAGAAGAGTGCTTATTATGAATTAcggaaataataaaaatggaccctgaaatacacatttttaatttgctAATCTTGGGGCCCAGAGCCGGAGAGCCCGGCCCCAGCCCCGCAGAGTCACAGTTTTAGACGTACGCAAGCACGACTTCAAGAGCCACAGTTTTAGACGTACACATGCCCGACTTCAATAGCCACAGTTTAAGACGTACGCATGCACGACTTCAAGAGCCATCCATATGTCTAACTGTGGTTCTGGTATTGGCGCGTGCATGCTTTTAAAACTGTGAGTCTGTGGGGGCTTGGGCTCTCCGGCTCTGCAGTGCGATGATACTGAAAGCAGTTGTTCAGTTTGTTTATGCCTCTAGCCAGCTCTGCAGTTGGCGATTAATATCAAACAGCTTAATCTATATTGGTAACTGtaggctacctccgggtctgaaaagtgaagccaatgcttaagtgccttaaacttgcattctctctaatatccagcagggggcgcctcctgtggttgcaaaaagaagtctgattgtatagaagtctatgagaaaatgagcctacttctcacttgattgattacctcagtaaacattgtaaacatgagtttatggtctcaatcgctagtttcaagtcttcttcaatacagcatgatgttcatttagtaaattatggtcccatttagagtcaaacagaacataaagcagagtatgctttagggcgtcgctaccttgtgattgacaggtcgctaccacggcgttgttcggtctgggagttttacgtgttttcctcttacaactttaaccctttcacagtgtgttgtcagttcatgaaagttaattgtaacattttgttcgtctagatatttcttatttagtgttcggttgtacttaactccaccctctcgtgtcacttctggttgcaaaaaacaaaatggcgactgccaaaatgccggactcgaggcttcaaaacggaagtccacaaaccaatgggtgacgccaagttgactacgtccacttcttatatacagtctgttttGTAAGTACTTTtctccaaaataaaacaaccttcacagaaaactttaaagataaagGAAAATGTTTTGCTTGCAGATTTACTTTATAAACTTGAATTCACTTTGCAGTTATCAATGTACAGTGATTCGCAGGCCAGTGGATttatattaactttcatgaattatcacaaattaaaaaaacaaagacatagAGGCTTATTTAGAGATAAGGTCCTACCATGTGAGGTGGTGGTATCGGTAGCTGTGGTATcggtagcagtagcagtagtagttgtggttgtggttgtagtAGTGATGATGGTTGTTGTGGGCGCTGCAGTAGTGGTGACCACGAGGCTGACAGCTGCTGATTTAACGGTGTAGCTTTtggtaaacacactctgaacCACCGCTCTGTGATTAATGGAGCGACTACACAGATCTGGGCACTTCTGAGAGGGCAGCAGGGCGATGCACAGATTGACCGTGCACTGGCAATACATCtgcaaacacaaaataaatagaCACAAGTTAACGGTGTGGAGACACGGCTCAAAAACATATCACTTTACAACTTTACGTTATCTATTTATGAGACATGAATCACTGGTTGACAGAATATTGTAACAATACATTTAGGCactgtttaaagggactatttgtaactttcagaaatgcttgttaacagcaacacctgtggccgttaagtcaacgaaagtcagcgtcgggctcgggCTCGCGctcgctcgctctacatagacatgaacgagcatcgctcaacacactgaagcaggaagagaaacgttatcgtctccaactgCGGCCGGAGAGAACAAggaagacaccggagttttggtcagagacgataacgtttctcgctgcggagccccgtcacttcacaagacacggaaaacctctgttggtctggaggagctgcagcagttatttctgcaaaaacgtccactgtacatacACTAGATATTTtaagagctaaactaactcttctgcagtgtgtagtgagcgcgcatgaacgtgaggtggagcgagaacgcgcgcgttgtatgagtgaagacaagcaggcagaggagcggtctgaacagcgtagccacatgcgagcgcgcatatgtgagcgcgcatgggacaccgacccggtagatttatacttgtaaaaagttacaaacagtccctttaagaaaaacaaaaattcaagAAGTGTAAATCAAGGCAATATTTAATCCTCAACAAACAAGACCACGCTAGTGACTCTGTGgggtcaggccattaaataggcattattggtcgctataagcaccatagatgtgggtcaatagcggcctactacacccaatattaggttttatcatctattcacatagtAGATCACAGAAAAAAGAACATTGACAGTGACAGGAGAGGCAGACAGCAGAAACAGAAGTTAAgagctgtagtatagacagcctgagactccatatggggtggaggttgggggcaatcgatgggacacaaaacacacggTTTTCAACCAGGAAACTGGGAttcgcatcctgtgtgaaaccaacaacgtgtagttgtctttgtgtagACAAGTGTcaaagtttcgctttcacttttgaaatgtatttattttaggcCAAAACATGCTTTTCacttaacttaactaagttgttttgtttccttaacctaaacaagttgtaggcccctactgacccacatctatggtgcttatagcgaccgataacgcctatttaaagCGATGGTAGGCAGGATGTTTTTGGCGTGGCATGGGGGCTACACATACCTAATGAGGGCCACTTTTGTTGAAAACTGTATGTGTttgattaaagcttcagtaggcagaatgtgtCTGACATCATTGGGCCaaaattccatgataacctttcagcatattgtaatttctCTTCATATTtgtaaacttctgcacctcctcatggctctgttttcaggctttaaaaaatcctgaCGGGTGACTTCGGCctatcacaggtcatttcagagaaagcgttcctattggctgttcattcaacggaggcaggtgttgatcacttgcaaactccgaccaaacggtcaaactaggcagcgctgatcaaatatgaatcaatagtctgttactgtaatgcctatttctctcctcaaatgttttcagaaacatcttgtagtgtactgtttagctgtaaaattagaaagtttgtgatccagctggtgggcggtgcttggtgtttcctcaactgatccaaacatggcggccaggtcacaaacattctcatccccggctctgtgaagctctgtaccccgctgttgcctggTAAAGGAAGCGGTGCCAGCGGcacggaggtccccggggaccgccggtacaattaccttttattttgatgttgataaaatgtacccaaattcacgaatatgatatataacatataatattacgtcacaacgccTGCtatattagccatgtgtttacgatgtatttatttgcatatagaacAGGGAAGtaagatcggatcacaagtggtcactcaagaagcatgtggagacgcatgttaatgccaggtgtgaacaggacacagaggcacatcagaTTACCCGTCTAATGCACtactgaccgttttataaaaataacttttttaaatcatatttgctccaattctacccactgctgctttaatggcCTGTcatcaacaaaattacaaatttacattattattttatatttacttatgtttatatttattttaactgcaccattttatgccttagattatcattttgcatttacatttacttgtgtgatttccccttttatatacaCATactttatgagcattgttgaaggaacctgagaccaaagattttcattgccaatcactgctttgctggaattgacatatGTCTAATAAAGAACCTTGATAACATTCGAATCGGAtggctgtacttaggcacagtaGTGCTTTGAGTTAAATGCTAACGCAAACATGCTAACAGGCTCACAGTAACAAAGCTTACATGCTGATATTGTTAACCCTGGTCGCTATCTTAGTTTGGCATGttatagcatgctaacattagctaattaATGATAAACATGttgtacagctgaggctgatgggaatgccattAGTTTTGCATGTATTTGGACATAAACTGAAGTATTGAACAAACAGAAAAGTTAATGCTGCAGTGGATAGATTgataatatgattaaaaaaagttatttatataaaatgtaagtagtgcatgagacaggtaatctgaacaaaatcatgtgcctctgtgtgaggacacagaggcaccgggtcctccggtgtcctccggtgttcctaacggcatctgcaagatttcacagacggagggaaacaaacaatcagagccgagctggagtctgtcgTCTAAGCAGCACTGATAAAATAAGAATTAATACTCCGTTACTGTAATTTCTATTCCTCGTCTCAAATTttttcttgtagtgtactgtttagctgtaaaatgagaaattttgtgatccggcagccatgttgagatctgttgaggaaataccaagcactgcccaccagcctgaggacagccaataggaacgctctccctgaaatgacctgtgattggtcaaagtcacccatcacaggctagatttaaagcctgaaaacagagccataaggaggtgcagaagtctagttttctatcagaacacttggattacaatatgctgaaaggttattatggaatttttgcccaatgatgccaaaaatatactgcctactgccactttaagagatCACCAAGGTTAATACAATTCATTGTGTGGgaaacatgaatgtttgtaccatgtgtgtgttgcatgagAGTACAGACCGTTGATCCTTGGGTCTTCACGGAACTCAGATCAAGGCGGTAAACCTTGGAATTGGTTTTTGTTGTAACAACCTCTAATGTGGTGTCGGAGCTTGTACACCTGGAGGAAAAAATGAGAGAACTAGTCATATGATATGTTTCGAATTCAGAGGTGACTTCTGCAAAAGAGAGTCAGTATTTCTTTTAGACTTTTTCATGCAGTTTCCTCTTCAAGATGGTAACCTCAAACTATTACGGGAAACAAGTCAAATTTGTCACTGACCCTTGCTCCAAAAGGGGGTAGGATACTGCAAAGTCCTCTGTCGCAGACTCATAACAGTTGGTCACTACCATCTCGGCTCGTTCAATGCTGCAGTTGGACAACACATGGAGGTCCAGCTGGTTGTACCTGTCCCCAAGGGCCAAGCTGCTGGAGGTGCTGTTATCAGTGGAGTTGGTGGAGGTCCCGTTCGTCCCTGACAGTGGTCCTACTTCTCGACGCATCCGGAGGGAGCGTAACTTGGGGCTGCGTGTGAACTTTGACAGGGGCCCCTCTCCTGGTAGGTGCATTTCTACCCAAATACGGATCTCACCGAAGGCCTCCGTCTCTGTGGGCAAGGCCATCGTGTActgcggtcccttgacctgggCTCCAGGGATCCGGCAGGCCAGAGGGAGGACGAGGGAGGGCTTGCGGCTGACCATCGTGAGAGGACGCACACTTTGCAAGGTGTTGGTGTAAACCAGCTCTGAACCAGAGtgctggaaaaaaaggagaggatgaggaagagtttAGTCAGAATTCACATTCAGCTGAATAATCtgtcaatgcaaaaaaaaaaaattttgggGGGTAACTTAACACCAGACTGAAAAGCAATGTTTCCCTGCCCTTTCTGGTTGAAAGTTTCCAGTTTCCCAATCTGTAACCACACCCAACAATATCCTGGAGTACACCTTTTCAGGGGGTGTTAAGTTACTTTTAAAGTACTGCTGTGATCCTTTTCTTAGTCATAAATGATTGCAGAAAAGGAAGTTATAAATTATACAGCATGAAACTAATACTGTTCTATTCGATACTAAGTTACATTTTGGTGCAAAAATAGCCAGTAATTAGGAGTacctttttttgccttttttattgTCATACTTTCGCATATAAACACGTGGATGCAACAAACGTAGATGTTATGATTTCTAATAGGTGTGTTTACATCCACATCTGATCAGAGCTATTAGAGAATAATTAGTCGATGAATTGAGAAAATAttctgcagattaattgattatgaaaataatcgttaaatGCAGCCCTACATCTGATGTACCATCTAGAAACTGTTGCACTTTTTAGGCATAGTCCCTCAGGGCTAAAAGGGCTACAACTCATATGGTACATCACCAAACATCATAGTCAATGTTTTATTTGAAACCCAGTGTCCTGGAGTACAGAGTCCAAACAATGAAAACTAAAAATCTCCCAATATTTATGCAGTGCAATGTATATACAAACATCTTTTTTgccatttaaaggggacatataatGCTCATTTCAGGTTTGGTCTTGTATTTTcaatttctactagaacatgtttacgtgctttaatgtccaaaaaacacattatttttctcatcctgtctgtctgaatatacctgtattcaccgtctgtctgaaacgctccattttagtgcctgtctctttaagcccccctcctgAATAGCCCAGTCTGCtttgattggcttgtgagaaaaatacggtgcacctttgcaaaggtagttctcaagctgtggcccatatattctaatgagtctgcatgtgacataggaaggggagccaaatctgaatggcttgttgaatcacatgtcggcagcccacaaaaaactgacggggttgtcttatttcatagTTTGTTGGTTGGTAGTAGAGGTCGACCTATTAATGTGTTTGGCCGATTAATCGGCACCGATAGGACGTTTTACAAACCATCACCACCAGTCACATGTGGAGGTACATCATCGTTTTACATGGAGGCTACATAAAGATAATAAGGACcacttttgttaaaaaaaattcagtgtTTGATTAACTTCTGATCATAATATAAACAACTGTTAAAGACGTAATGAACATGTAAACAcgtttagtagaaacccaaaatacaagaatgaagcatgacatgtcccctttaaagctaagaaagaaaataagaaagacaggacaaaagaaagaaagaaagacaggatgaaagtaagaaagaaagaaagaaagaaagaaggatcaTGTTACCACACGCTTGGTGCCGCAGCCAGACAGGGAGATGCGTGCAGTCAGGTGTGTGCTGTTGTAGGTGACGGGACAGGTGGGGCTGTTGAGCTGCAGCTCGGACAGGTTGATGTCAATCAGGGAGTCGATAGGGAGCAGCAGAGTCATCTCTGTCTTCTCACACGTCAACTCTGCAGAAGAGtctttcattatttaaaaatactcACAGGTATAATTAGTTCACTCAAGATTtgaatcacacacactcaacactcGAATATAACAAAGTGTAATATTTTCTCAACCTGTTCCAGCAGGTAGCGTCATCATCTCCCCTGAAAGATTAAGAAAGACATGTTTTAATAGTCAATATTTGTAGTAGAGAAACCCCGCTGTGAGGTTAGGGCTGGTGTACTGTGAGCAACAGGGAAGCATAACTGGCATTCTTATGATGTTTCTAGGAAGCTGAAGGTCTTACTTTGGTACAGCCACACACATCTGGGCTCTGACTGCAAACTGGAAAGACAAGAAGTGCAAATCAGACCAGGTCATGCACTAAATATGCTCTGTTCAAGATATGGACATTTGGGGCTCCCtgatagctcagttggtagagcaaGCGCCCATATAGCAGGGCTTAGTCCTAACCGTGGCAGCCCGGGTTTGAACCCGACCTGCGGCCATTTCCGCATGTTGCCCCCtcactctctccccctttctagACTATCCACTGCCCTATAAATAAAGGCttgaaaatgcccccaaaaaaaatattaattatcatttcatgtttttttttaacagtaaaataactattaatacaaatttgaattaactatcaatttaccatttataaatgat
Above is a genomic segment from Sebastes umbrosus isolate fSebUmb1 chromosome 2, fSebUmb1.pri, whole genome shotgun sequence containing:
- the LOC119475797 gene encoding uncharacterized protein LOC119475797, giving the protein MLDRFILSLLLLGLTLVLLGPACEASSLGLTVHVVPLDSDGGNMVQAHFSAIAPTPCPSLSGLCAVGEEGCLVHTTSVPFNGTKPDFGWCVRQWQKTVPSNYSATITLGSNTEFYVSMKAGPKIRANSGRLNQPAYVALPPPLRARVNCPHHFHLSVKDLDGDRVTCRFARPDEGECLNCTQHSFIELEEETCMLTFTGKASAGQYFIYLMAEDLIPVPKISHVTDNKPLSSVPVHLSLTVEESTSSCSDEPVAAGETPKEDATLFVLPYQEVQFQVDFTSRRESVSEVAVVGPPELYRVGFKSIGPLSTMKMAWVRSANKLARLLPICFAVNTKSLQSEPRCVWLYQREMMTLPAGTELTCEKTEMTLLLPIDSLIDINLSELQLNSPTCPVTYNSTHLTARISLSGCGTKRVHSGSELVYTNTLQSVRPLTMVSRKPSLVLPLACRIPGAQVKGPQYTMALPTETEAFGEIRIWVEMHLPGEGPLSKFTRSPKLRSLRMRREVGPLSGTNGTSTNSTDNSTSSSLALGDRYNQLDLHVLSNCSIERAEMVVTNCYESATEDFAVSYPLLEQGCTSSDTTLEVVTTKTNSKVYRLDLSSVKTQGSTMYCQCTVNLCIALLPSQKCPDLCSRSINHRAVVQSVFTKSYTVKSAAVSLVVTTTAAPTTTIITTTTTTTTTTATATDTTATDTTTSHAPEQASAMATGVILMTIIILLQNIFLY